ATCAGGAAGCGCATACGGTTTCCGGCCTGAAAGGCTCGCCACCCGGGTATGTGGGTTACGGCGAGGGTGGGGTGCTGACCGAAGCGGTACGCCGCAATCCCTATAGCGTGGTGTTGCTGGACGAAGTGGAGAAGGCGCATCCGGACGTACTGGAAATGTTTTTCCAGGTCTTCGACAAGGGCGTGATGGACGATGCCGAAGGGCGCGAAATCGATTTCCGCAACACTCTGATCATTCTTACGTCCAACGTCGGCTCCTCGCAGATCATGCAATCCTGTCTGAACCAGGAAGCACAACAACTGCCCGACCCGGAGGCACTCCATGAACTGTTGCGGCCGGCGCTTTACAAGGCCTTCAAACCCGCCTTCCTGGGACGGCTCAAAGTGGTGCCGTACTACCCGATCAGCGATGACGTCCTGGTCCGCATCATCGAGATGAAACTGGACCGCATCGCGCGCCGGGTGGCGGAGAATCATGGCGCCCTGTTCGAATGGGACGACGCCTTGGCGGAATCGGTGCTGGCCCGTTGCACCGAGGTGGACAGCGGCGCTCGCAATGTGGACCACATTCTCAACGGCACGCTTTTGCCGGAAATTGCCGAGTCCGTCCTCGCCGCCATGGCCGAGGGCGCTAAAATAGCCAGTATCCGGGTGACCGCGGATGACAACGGTGATTTTCAATACACGGTAACGCCGGAAGGCGTGCCGTCAACCGGAGCCGAGTCTCCACAAATCTTGTCCTTTCATCACAGGAGTGAATCATGACCGTCTATGGAGTGGATCAGGAAAAAACCACCGCCAACTGCGACGCGGGCCCCAGTATCGGCCGGAACAGGCCGTTGGATGAAGTGCGCCGCTGGCATCGCGTGGCCCCGGGGCATGTGGTCGAGTTGCTGGTGGAATCGCCCATCGAACAGCGTCATCAGGCACGTCAACTGCTCGGCATGATGGAACACATGCCCTGGCGGATTCAGGCGCCGGCTCAGGCACAGGATCGGGCCGGGCGGCTGGTCAGCAACGTAAGATTGATCGTGCTGACGATCGCCGGCCGAAATCACCAGTTGCATTGTTCCGAATCCCCTTCGCTTCAATTGGAGCGGATCTCGGCGTAACCGGGAGCCGGATGGCGCTGCCTTACGCGGAGTGAGGCAACGGGAAAATCGATAAGGGACCGCTGACATGGATGTGATTGCCAGTCTGATGAGTGCGTTGTCCGCGCCGGGGCAGGGCGCTCGTTTATTGCAGCTCCAAACCCCGTTGGGGCCGGATGTTCTGGTGCCGGAAAGCTGCCACGGCATTGAGGCGGTTTCCGGCGCTGGTGTCTCCGCCGGCGCCGGCTTTCGCTTTGACATCACGGCACTGTCGGTGGACGCCCGTCTGCAGGCGGACGACCTGCTCGGGCAGCCGGTTCTGCTGACATTGCTCACCGCGGACTCACGGACGGATCGCCGCCCCTTCCATGGTCATGTAACCCATTTCGAGTATCTGGAGAGCAACGGTGGCCTGGCCCGTTATGCGCTGGTGATCGAGCCGTGGACCGTGTTTCTGCAGCAGTGGGTGGACAGTCATGTCTATCAGGACATGACGGCCATGGAAGCCCTCGACACCCTGTTCGGGCGATTGGCGGCCCGTGGTGGCGTGGTTGCGCCCCGCTGGCGCTGGGAATTGGCGGACAACGCGCTTTACCTCCGGCACAGTCTCGCCGCGCAACTGGAGGAAGACGGTCTGGACTTCATGACCCGAATCCTGTCGGAGCAGGGGCTGTTTTTCTGGTTCGAGCACCAGGTCGACAGCCATACGCTGGTGATCGCTGATTATAACAGCGCGTTCTCGGACCTTGGCGGGATCCGCTATCATCGCAGCGATGTCACCGAGCAGGAAGACGCCATCCAGCAATGGCGGCCGGGACGCCGCGCCCACGCCGCCGCCATCCGCCGGGCCAGCTGGGATTACCGGTCGCTGAAAACATTGTCCTCGCAACAAAACAGCGCGGATATGGCGTGGTCACGGGCGGAGGATGACGACAGCCCCACGGCCTATGCCTGGCACAATCAGGCGGAAACCGAATGGCGTAGCCGCCGCCACATTGAAGTCCTGGAAGCCGCCGGAAAACGGGTGGAAGGGAATGGAACCTGGCGGCGTCTGCGTCCCGGCGGGCAATTCCAGCTTCATCAGCACCCCGGATACGCAGAGGATGCCACCTTCCTCTGTCTGGCGGTAACACACGATGCTCGCAACAATTTAAGCTCGGATCTGATGGCGCAAGCCGATCAGCGATTCGAGACGCCACGGCCTGACTTTCCTGATGCGCCTGAGCGTCTCGGTGGCAGTGCCTTGCCATCTCCGGGCAGCGCACCGGAGTCTGATTTTTACCGTAATGATTTCGTCGCTCTGCAGGTGGATACGCCTTTTCGCCCCTTGGATACCAGGTCACGTCACGGCCAGTCCCGGATCCGTGGCCGGGGCCTGCACAGCGCGGTGGTGACCGCGGACAGTACGCCGGTGCACACCGACCGTGATCATCGCATCAAGATGCAATACCCCTGGCAACGAGGCGAAGGCGCCAGTAGTGGGGAATCCCACCCTGAAAACGGCATCGACAACGCTCCGGCCAGCGGTGGCGCCTGGACCTGGGTACGCACACTGACTCCATGGGCCGGCGAGGATTGGGGCGGTGTCGCCGTGCCCCGAACCGGACAGGAAAGTCTCACCCTGTTTCTGGAAGGCCAGCCGGAAAGACCCGTCGCCATCGGTACTGTTTACAACGGCCAGGGCAATGACGAGGCTCAACATAATCAGGTTGGAGGCGGTCTCGCCGGTGCCACGGGTAACGCCGCCCCCTGGTTCAGCGGAAACGATCACAAAGCGGTCTACACCGGTCTGAAGAGCCAGGCACTCTCCGCCAGTCAGCAAGGTAACAGCGGCCACCAATGGCTACTGATGGACAGCACCGAAGGTCAGGCCCGTACCGAAGCCGGCAGCACCCAACATCAGAGCCGTTTGAGCCTGGGCCACCTGAAAGGCGGGAATGACAACCTGCGGCAAGGAGAAAGAGGCTTTGGCGCCGACCTGAACACCACATCCACCGGAGCCCTTCGGGCCGGACAAGGTGTCCTGCTCAGCACGGAGGCGGGGCAATGGCAAATGAGCACCGATGGCGCGCAGGCGCGGCTGCAGGGCAATGCGGAGCTGTTGAAGACGCTCAACGACGCCGCGCGCAACCAGAACGCCGGGCAGGCAGGCGAAGCCGACGAATTGCCTTCCCAGAGATCATTAAGCAGCGTATTAACCACGCTCAAAGACACCCGGTCCGGCTCCGGAGGAGAGCAGGGCGGTGACGGCTCACCGCCCGGCTGGTCCCGTCCGCTGATCGTCGCCACCAGCCCGGATGGGCTGGCCAGCGTCACTCAGCAGGCACAAACTTGGATGGCGGGTACCACCACCACGCTGGTCAGCGGCGCGGACATCAACTGGATGAGCAAGAACCGCACCGTCATGACCGTGAGCGGCGGACTGAGCCTCTACAACAACGGCGCCTCGCCGGCCAGCGGCAAACCCAACCAGGAAAGCGGGATTCAACTGCACGCCGCCCAAGGTAAAGTCAGCGCCCGCGCCCCAAAACAACCCTTGACGCTCGCCGCAGCACAGGATGTCTCCCTGGCCAGCACCAACAGCCAGGCCACCCTGGCCGCCCCCAACCAACCGCTCCTGCTCGCCTCTGGCGGCGCCTACCTCAAACTCGATGGCGGCAACATCGAGCTAGGTGCTCCGGGCGGCGTGCATTTGCAGGCGGCGATGAAACAGTTTGTCGGGCCCGGTTCGGGGAGCGCGCAGGCGCAGATGTTGACGGGGGGTGATCTCGATGTTTGTGATGTCAATCTTGACGAGGCGGATAAGGCGGGAAGCTGGACTGTTGCTCTAGGGGCAATGGGGGCAGGGGAAGAGCAAAATGTGGGCGCCTATGATGAGGCGTTTCAGTTAACTGACCAGCAAACAGGCGAACCTCTGGTGAAGGTGCATTACCGTATCGTCAGGGCAGATGGCACGGCTGAAGAGGGGACGACCAATGAACAGGGAATGACCCATGTCGTAAATACAGACGTGCCGGAACAACTGACCATCGAAATTGAAGATCTCGAGGCTTGAATAATTTAATAACGGGTCAGGGTATGGATCAATCTTGGGCTCTAGCCTTGCCGGGATCGGTGATGGGAAGGCCGCAACAGTTTACACTATGAATGGCAATCAGGTTGTGATTCGACGCCAGATGGATGACATGCGATTCGACGATCTCACCGGCGCAATTGTTAATCCTATTCAGGTTCCCGCTGAAGCCTTGAAGGGACTAAAACCCGTGCCCCTGGCTCCTCAGTCATTGTCTTTGCAGGCGCAGCGGCTGCCGCAACTGGTATGGTTTGATGATATTCCAGACCCGCTGCGCGAGGCGTTGCCTAAGCGCATTGAGTATTGGAGGCGCAAAGGGGTGACGTTGCTTTGCGCATTAGTGGCTACAACGGCCAGTGTTGATGCCGTTACACGTCATCTCCAAGATCTGTTTTTTGCGCCTGCCTCTGACGATGGGACTGTTGCTTTGCGGCGATTTTATGACCCAAGAGTTTTCTCGCACCTCCCCTGGATACTGGATCGCCGCCAGATGATGTCCGTAATGGGGCCGATCAATGTATGGGCCTGGCCGGATGGGAGCGGGGGCTGGCAATATCATAAGAATGACGGCATGTTCGCTTTATCCAGGCCAAGCGTCGCTCGACTGAATTTTAGCCAAAAACAGAAAGTGACACTGTCACGACTCCCTTTGATAAATCAAGTATCAGAGGGGCTGTCTGCTTCCGCACCTGATTTCGATCAGGATGCAACCTTCTTTCGAACCGTCGATCAACTGCTGTCAGAGGCGAAAGAAAAGGGGATCGTGGATGACCGGGACTGTCGGTTGTATGTGACTCAGGCGTTCCAATTCGGTCCGGACATTCATAAGCATCCCGACATGGAAGCGCGCTGTATCAAGGCGACATCAAGCACTATCTCTTATGTTGAGGCCTGCTCTGATCTTAGCGACGAGATGCTGGCTCATTACGCGGTTGAAGGGAAAAGGGAGGTTCTATGACATCGGCACAGAATGGACAGTGCCCGTTTTGCAAGAAACAAGGGCTGCCTATATTGCCCTTGCGTTACGCGGTGGCTCGCGATGATCACGAAAGTGGCCCTTATGATCCAACCGTTCCGGAGGTTTCAGGTCCCTTTGGCGCTGATGTGCAGGACGTTCCTCTCCCTGAAGGACAGCATTACACCTTGCGCTTGCTCAGACCAGGTTACCTTTACGTTTTTAATGAAGTAGGGAAAAGTTGGAACGGATATCAGGTTACGGAGAATGGCTATTTATACCCTTACGTCACTGAACTGGACCATGCTTCTCTCCAAAGCATGAGCCCGGAGTCCCCGGAAAGCATTGATGTGCACTTGGTTCCGCCAACCGAAGAAAAAGAGTTTTCCTGTACTCGGGAGCCCAGCCATGCCCATCTGGCTCGTTGCATAATGATCCCCAACGCCGATGAGGCAGACGCAATCTATATGGTCTTCTCCGACGTTGCCTGGACCAAGCGAACCTGGCATGCCTATGCCAATGATGTGGACGGGCGGCGCAGCCGTATGCGGCGAATTTCCTTGGCCGGCTGGCAGGGCGGCAGCCAACCCCATATGCAGGAAATCCTGGAGGGACTTGTAAGCCAAACTGCCGAGTCACATTATCCCTGGCAGCCGCCCAGTTCACCTAAGCCAGTCGCCAAATCGGCTTCCGGTGAAAGAATCGCGACGATGGATACCATGCGCGTTTTTCCGTGTAGTGCTCTTGAGCATTCCATACAAGAGGTTCACGGTCTGCGCGAACAAGTACCGGGCTTAACGCAATGGGCGCGGGAGCAGGCCGAGTCGTCAGGTATGTCCCCGGCCATCGTCGCTCTGGAGGACCCGGTTGGCATCACCACCGATCTGGCCGGGCTATTGCGGGCCAAGTTCAAAACGTTTCTAGAGAGAGAGGACATTAAGCGACCGATTACCATAGCGTCGACGCTAAGCGGAT
This sequence is a window from Alloalcanivorax dieselolei B5. Protein-coding genes within it:
- a CDS encoding type VI secretion system Vgr family protein: MDVIASLMSALSAPGQGARLLQLQTPLGPDVLVPESCHGIEAVSGAGVSAGAGFRFDITALSVDARLQADDLLGQPVLLTLLTADSRTDRRPFHGHVTHFEYLESNGGLARYALVIEPWTVFLQQWVDSHVYQDMTAMEALDTLFGRLAARGGVVAPRWRWELADNALYLRHSLAAQLEEDGLDFMTRILSEQGLFFWFEHQVDSHTLVIADYNSAFSDLGGIRYHRSDVTEQEDAIQQWRPGRRAHAAAIRRASWDYRSLKTLSSQQNSADMAWSRAEDDDSPTAYAWHNQAETEWRSRRHIEVLEAAGKRVEGNGTWRRLRPGGQFQLHQHPGYAEDATFLCLAVTHDARNNLSSDLMAQADQRFETPRPDFPDAPERLGGSALPSPGSAPESDFYRNDFVALQVDTPFRPLDTRSRHGQSRIRGRGLHSAVVTADSTPVHTDRDHRIKMQYPWQRGEGASSGESHPENGIDNAPASGGAWTWVRTLTPWAGEDWGGVAVPRTGQESLTLFLEGQPERPVAIGTVYNGQGNDEAQHNQVGGGLAGATGNAAPWFSGNDHKAVYTGLKSQALSASQQGNSGHQWLLMDSTEGQARTEAGSTQHQSRLSLGHLKGGNDNLRQGERGFGADLNTTSTGALRAGQGVLLSTEAGQWQMSTDGAQARLQGNAELLKTLNDAARNQNAGQAGEADELPSQRSLSSVLTTLKDTRSGSGGEQGGDGSPPGWSRPLIVATSPDGLASVTQQAQTWMAGTTTTLVSGADINWMSKNRTVMTVSGGLSLYNNGASPASGKPNQESGIQLHAAQGKVSARAPKQPLTLAAAQDVSLASTNSQATLAAPNQPLLLASGGAYLKLDGGNIELGAPGGVHLQAAMKQFVGPGSGSAQAQMLTGGDLDVCDVNLDEADKAGSWTVALGAMGAGEEQNVGAYDEAFQLTDQQTGEPLVKVHYRIVRADGTAEEGTTNEQGMTHVVNTDVPEQLTIEIEDLEA
- a CDS encoding DUF4123 domain-containing protein; amino-acid sequence: MNGNQVVIRRQMDDMRFDDLTGAIVNPIQVPAEALKGLKPVPLAPQSLSLQAQRLPQLVWFDDIPDPLREALPKRIEYWRRKGVTLLCALVATTASVDAVTRHLQDLFFAPASDDGTVALRRFYDPRVFSHLPWILDRRQMMSVMGPINVWAWPDGSGGWQYHKNDGMFALSRPSVARLNFSQKQKVTLSRLPLINQVSEGLSASAPDFDQDATFFRTVDQLLSEAKEKGIVDDRDCRLYVTQAFQFGPDIHKHPDMEARCIKATSSTISYVEACSDLSDEMLAHYAVEGKREVL